The following proteins are encoded in a genomic region of Bacillus sp. FJAT-22090:
- a CDS encoding DinB family protein produces the protein MSKKEILQNGVNQVFYEEEWYPPISEALKNLTAAQACWQPDGKAANTIWENVNHLLTFKERLLSRLHQDDTFVVPQNNDDTFVQGGANDEDAWQETVKRTLLVHDALQSSLTSLQEAELDQPSPSLPVWQQYLNLLLHDAYHTGQIVQLRKLQGSWPAKRSYL, from the coding sequence ATGAGTAAAAAAGAAATCTTGCAAAATGGAGTCAATCAAGTTTTTTACGAAGAAGAATGGTACCCACCGATATCAGAAGCGTTAAAGAATCTTACCGCTGCACAAGCATGTTGGCAACCTGATGGAAAGGCCGCTAATACGATTTGGGAAAATGTAAACCATTTACTAACCTTTAAAGAGCGTTTACTTTCCCGCTTACATCAAGATGACACATTTGTTGTTCCACAAAATAATGATGACACGTTTGTCCAAGGTGGAGCTAATGATGAAGATGCTTGGCAAGAAACAGTGAAGCGAACGCTTCTCGTACATGATGCCTTACAATCTTCACTAACATCCCTTCAAGAAGCAGAATTAGATCAACCTTCTCCTTCTCTGCCAGTTTGGCAACAGTATCTAAATCTCCTTTTGCACGATGCTTATCATACAGGACAAATTGTACAACTTCGTAAACTACAAGGTTCATGGCCAGCTAAGCGCTCATATTTATAA
- a CDS encoding universal stress protein, translating to MFNKILVAIDESGLNSKILEATIEIARHKNAHLTLVNVSKENVTMGLTYVPEEYLESVLKKLEKESKEILEKAQFELLKAFPEGIYIETVHLKGDPALQILDYAKDHGQELTIIGSRGLSGMKGVMLGSVSHKVSQLSSCPVLIVH from the coding sequence TTGTTTAATAAAATTCTTGTCGCAATAGACGAATCAGGATTGAACAGTAAAATTTTAGAAGCCACTATAGAGATTGCCCGCCACAAAAATGCACATTTAACATTAGTAAATGTTAGTAAGGAAAATGTAACGATGGGTTTGACCTATGTTCCAGAGGAGTATTTGGAGAGTGTATTGAAAAAATTAGAGAAGGAAAGCAAAGAAATATTAGAGAAAGCACAATTCGAGCTATTGAAGGCATTTCCTGAGGGAATTTATATAGAAACAGTTCATCTTAAAGGTGATCCTGCTCTTCAAATTTTGGATTACGCAAAAGATCATGGGCAGGAGCTGACTATTATTGGCAGCCGAGGTCTTAGCGGAATGAAGGGAGTCATGCTTGGCAGCGTCAGCCATAAAGTTTCCCAGTTGTCGTCATGCCCCGTGTTGATCGTTCATTGA
- a CDS encoding monothiol bacilliredoxin BrxC family protein, translated as MKKLRIKVRPVTIPELPIYDLIMEMYREVSNAIEKDLGIKHETQQLLILKDGKGIWQATHYHIKKSVVSDAIKMYV; from the coding sequence TTGAAAAAACTTAGGATCAAAGTTAGACCCGTTACTATTCCAGAACTTCCAATCTATGACTTGATTATGGAGATGTACAGGGAAGTTTCGAATGCGATTGAAAAAGACCTGGGTATCAAACATGAAACACAGCAACTATTAATATTGAAGGACGGAAAAGGGATTTGGCAAGCGACCCATTATCATATCAAAAAGTCGGTTGTCAGTGATGCGATTAAGATGTATGTTTGA
- a CDS encoding HAMP domain-containing sensor histidine kinase: MSVFTIIISIFVIFATIERTANHSEKLVHKQSKSMTDHPSEYMKSSKFNEMKRNLKKNDIILNKFSPNGEFIDGSEKFSGLFQGVNVVDMFNSAHFYKDYYHLVQPIVIENQVKGLWVYSYQIKSRHSVSRYIMFGLIIIPLISPIIYFIIFSRSFINKLYYSVKAPLEELLNASIMIKNKNLEFNLSYNSNNEIGELTQSFRQMQGELKKSLYKNWQHDSEWAVMMSSLSHDLKTPATLIALSTEMLNNVDDLTPNQQLQIDIINRNILKVNNILESMGQASNIKDPTLIYDVTSIDELIKDVENDFIHLMEKKNIQYEHNLKINNHVEIPYLKVNRILENLFANAIQYTPENGKIRFFVKEKGNYIHFAIEDSGVGIEKEHRDLVFSKHFREDRSRSNSLGNAGLGLFITKKLVDELYGNIEVVDPLVLSGARIEFNIPYK, translated from the coding sequence ATGAGTGTATTTACAATTATTATTTCAATTTTTGTTATTTTTGCAACTATTGAACGGACAGCTAATCATAGTGAAAAACTAGTCCATAAACAGAGCAAAAGCATGACGGATCATCCATCCGAATATATGAAGTCGTCTAAATTCAATGAGATGAAAAGGAATCTGAAAAAGAATGATATCATCCTAAACAAATTTAGCCCCAATGGTGAGTTCATTGATGGTAGTGAAAAATTCAGTGGTTTATTTCAGGGAGTAAATGTTGTTGATATGTTTAATAGTGCTCATTTTTACAAAGATTACTATCATCTCGTCCAGCCAATAGTAATTGAAAATCAAGTTAAAGGACTTTGGGTTTATTCTTATCAGATAAAAAGTCGGCATTCTGTTTCTCGCTATATTATGTTTGGGTTAATAATTATCCCTTTAATATCACCGATTATTTATTTCATTATATTTTCGAGATCCTTTATTAATAAGCTTTATTATTCCGTAAAAGCTCCTTTGGAGGAGTTATTAAATGCGTCGATTATGATTAAAAATAAAAATTTGGAATTTAACCTTAGTTATAATAGTAATAATGAAATTGGCGAATTAACACAGTCATTTAGACAAATGCAAGGAGAACTAAAGAAGTCTTTATATAAAAATTGGCAACACGACTCAGAGTGGGCAGTTATGATGTCTAGCTTGTCACACGATCTAAAAACACCTGCTACACTCATTGCTTTAAGTACTGAAATGTTAAATAATGTGGACGATTTAACACCTAATCAACAATTACAGATAGACATTATAAATAGAAACATCTTAAAGGTAAATAATATATTAGAAAGTATGGGACAAGCAAGTAACATCAAGGATCCAACACTGATTTATGATGTTACATCTATTGATGAATTAATCAAAGACGTGGAAAATGATTTTATTCACTTAATGGAAAAGAAAAATATTCAATATGAGCATAATTTGAAAATAAATAATCACGTGGAAATTCCTTACCTAAAGGTCAATCGAATCTTAGAGAATCTTTTTGCCAATGCTATTCAATATACGCCGGAAAATGGAAAAATTCGTTTTTTTGTTAAGGAAAAAGGCAATTACATTCATTTCGCCATTGAGGATTCGGGAGTGGGAATAGAAAAGGAACACCGTGATTTGGTGTTTTCCAAACACTTTAGGGAAGATAGATCAAGATCTAATTCGTTGGGTAACGCTGGTTTAGGTTTGTTTATTACTAAAAAACTTGTTGATGAACTATACGGAAACATTGAAGTTGTAGATCCCTTAGTGTTATCGGGGGCACGTATTGAATTTAATATTCCGTATAAGTAA
- a CDS encoding class I SAM-dependent methyltransferase: MIPLVYDQVNGWGKDDEFFLALLKKINVKTIADLGCGTGRLTTHFAKADYQITAIDPNEEAIEYAKSKEYPGEVIWIIGDSTNLQTNAFEAIIMTANVAQVFLTEESWENVVADAYRALKPGGHFIFDTRNPLAKAWEQWEKGTAPDVATDLVNGEPLEIWTQYEGLVDDVFTFYETVKKARTGEVVIHEKMQLKFRTQETIYESLKKAGFSQIQVYGDWEFKQATSKTKSFIFHSIK; encoded by the coding sequence ATGATTCCACTAGTGTATGACCAAGTTAATGGCTGGGGCAAAGACGATGAATTTTTTTTAGCACTATTGAAGAAGATTAATGTAAAAACTATAGCTGATTTAGGCTGTGGGACAGGGAGATTGACAACTCATTTTGCGAAAGCAGACTATCAGATTACAGCTATTGACCCGAATGAAGAAGCGATTGAATATGCGAAAAGTAAAGAGTATCCAGGAGAAGTGATATGGATTATTGGTGATAGTACAAATTTACAAACAAATGCGTTTGAAGCTATCATTATGACAGCGAATGTTGCACAAGTGTTTCTTACAGAGGAAAGTTGGGAAAATGTCGTTGCTGATGCGTATCGAGCATTAAAACCCGGAGGACACTTTATTTTTGATACACGTAATCCATTAGCAAAGGCGTGGGAACAGTGGGAAAAGGGCACGGCACCGGATGTTGCAACAGATTTGGTGAACGGTGAACCACTTGAAATTTGGACGCAATATGAGGGATTAGTAGACGATGTTTTTACGTTTTATGAAACGGTGAAAAAAGCACGTACGGGGGAAGTAGTTATTCATGAAAAAATGCAATTAAAATTTAGAACACAGGAAACAATCTATGAATCATTAAAAAAAGCAGGTTTTTCACAGATTCAAGTTTATGGAGATTGGGAGTTTAAACAAGCAACTTCAAAAACAAAATCTTTTATTTTTCACAGTATAAAATAA
- a CDS encoding response regulator transcription factor, whose protein sequence is MNKKILIVEDEEDMRQILSLHLTSKGYIVSEAKDGLEAIDKAEADVDLILLDIMMPGYDGLEVCKQIRNQVICPIIFISAASDYMNKMKAFSLGGDDFISKPFSLKLLTYKVEALFKMRERLLQNHDESKRKKILIDDLVVDITSREIMYNKKVIPFTKKEFDLLVLLLSSPKQVFTKEHIYERISGIDGQGDASSVVEHIKNIRSKLLSAGFPENYLQTVWGIGYQWNSQ, encoded by the coding sequence GTGAATAAGAAAATATTGATTGTGGAAGACGAAGAAGACATGAGACAGATACTCTCGCTTCATCTGACTTCCAAGGGGTATATAGTTTCGGAAGCAAAAGATGGCTTAGAAGCGATTGATAAGGCAGAAGCAGATGTTGACTTAATTCTGCTGGATATCATGATGCCAGGGTATGATGGATTAGAAGTGTGCAAACAAATTCGTAATCAAGTAATTTGCCCAATAATATTCATTAGTGCTGCTTCAGATTATATGAATAAGATGAAGGCATTTTCTTTAGGAGGTGATGATTTTATATCTAAACCTTTCTCCTTGAAGCTGTTAACATATAAGGTTGAAGCCTTATTTAAAATGAGAGAACGTCTTCTGCAAAATCATGATGAAAGTAAACGAAAAAAAATATTGATTGACGACCTAGTTGTTGATATAACTTCACGAGAGATTATGTATAATAAAAAGGTGATCCCCTTTACTAAAAAAGAATTTGATTTATTGGTCTTGTTACTTTCATCGCCAAAGCAGGTTTTTACCAAAGAACATATATATGAGCGTATAAGTGGAATTGATGGACAAGGAGATGCAAGTTCTGTAGTGGAGCATATTAAAAATATAAGAAGTAAATTATTGTCTGCCGGTTTTCCTGAAAATTATCTACAAACCGTTTGGGGAATAGGGTACCAATGGAACAGTCAATAA
- a CDS encoding alpha/beta fold hydrolase encodes MTIQYKKIIDICDNRRLFNNNSRNSTPSVIFIAGLDDSYETWKKVQDRISQKTSTLSYNRAGIGRSQVASVPTTCYDLVEELNELLLALEVEQPYILVGHSFGGLVARLYASLYPLNICGMVLVDAAPEYKELAYEKVLPENLIAGNREYYENPMLNSEKIDKIQSYKQIVDHSKQNNLPLSIITRGFPDNDEEGWPSQEILKIEQRLQAEFQWLSTSSKYRIASRSGHYIHHDEPEIVIEEIMLMLMEMGK; translated from the coding sequence GTGACTATACAATATAAAAAGATAATTGATATCTGTGATAACCGCAGACTATTCAATAATAATTCACGTAACAGTACTCCAAGCGTAATCTTCATAGCAGGGTTAGACGATAGCTATGAGACATGGAAAAAAGTCCAAGACCGAATATCGCAAAAAACATCAACCTTGTCCTATAACAGGGCGGGTATTGGCAGGAGTCAAGTCGCATCCGTCCCGACGACTTGCTATGATCTAGTCGAGGAGCTCAACGAATTGTTGCTAGCACTTGAAGTGGAGCAACCCTATATATTGGTGGGACATTCTTTTGGTGGTTTGGTCGCCAGATTATATGCCAGCCTTTATCCACTGAACATCTGTGGTATGGTTTTGGTTGACGCTGCACCGGAATATAAAGAACTTGCCTATGAAAAGGTTCTACCAGAAAATCTGATTGCAGGAAATAGGGAATATTACGAGAATCCTATGTTGAATAGTGAGAAGATTGATAAAATACAAAGCTATAAGCAAATCGTTGATCATTCAAAGCAAAACAACCTCCCTCTCTCAATTATTACAAGAGGTTTCCCTGACAATGATGAAGAGGGATGGCCATCTCAAGAAATACTGAAAATTGAGCAAAGACTCCAAGCAGAATTCCAATGGCTGTCAACGTCAAGCAAGTACAGAATTGCTAGTCGAAGTGGACATTATATTCATCATGATGAGCCAGAAATTGTTATAGAGGAGATTATGTTAATGTTGATGGAGATGGGAAAATAA
- a CDS encoding BsaG family lantibiotic immunity ABC transporter permease subunit, protein MKYLNVMLYKMAKSFWFLIMILAPTIYGVSLFLYLERYDSLNHIFVDYTVYFNSAIPFGISLMISLYVRYEEQIGHFNHLLQLRSRKEWSTDLILVSLGSVMFSTLVSCIPLWMLIGNHFTGDILLYSILTTIFSLPVIIILWFIALKINTSVCLGMGIFFSIFLIYFGANSLGDSIWQYIPLLYGTRYLHLLTIGDYGYSTLVWGLYTSVSVILFVAFVIWFNKWEGRTISE, encoded by the coding sequence ATGAAATATTTAAATGTTATGCTTTATAAAATGGCAAAATCCTTTTGGTTTCTTATAATGATTTTAGCTCCTACTATATATGGTGTTAGCTTATTTTTATATCTTGAGAGGTATGATTCTCTAAACCATATATTCGTTGACTATACGGTCTATTTTAATAGTGCAATACCATTTGGTATTTCGCTAATGATAAGTCTGTATGTTAGATACGAAGAACAGATAGGACACTTCAATCACCTTTTACAGTTGCGAAGCAGAAAAGAGTGGAGTACGGATTTAATTTTGGTAAGTTTAGGTTCGGTTATGTTCAGTACATTAGTTAGTTGCATACCATTATGGATGCTTATTGGTAATCATTTCACAGGGGATATTTTATTATATTCTATTTTAACAACGATATTTTCTTTACCCGTTATAATTATTTTATGGTTCATAGCACTAAAAATAAATACAAGTGTATGTCTCGGTATGGGAATCTTTTTCAGTATATTTCTTATCTATTTTGGTGCAAACAGTTTAGGGGATTCCATATGGCAGTACATTCCTTTACTGTATGGCACAAGATATTTACATCTGCTAACCATTGGTGACTATGGATATTCCACTTTGGTGTGGGGGCTATACACTAGTGTGAGTGTGATTTTATTCGTAGCATTTGTAATATGGTTTAATAAATGGGAGGGGAGGACAATTAGTGAATAA
- a CDS encoding CynX/NimT family MFS transporter: MSSKEINSKAIDSKPAVWLIVVGIVFIAANLRAPLTSVGPLVSFIRDDLHISNTMAGMITTLPLLSFALFSPIVPKLGRKYGMETVILISIVFLTFGITLRSMSGITSLYVGTAVLGLAISVSNVLLPSLIKQGFPERIGLMTGVYSISMNLLGAIASGISVPIAIGAGYGWQGALGIWGVLSFISILFWLPQMKRRNERASASHHQTEESHVNLWRSGLAWHVTLFMGLQSMVFYVLIAWLPAILVEQGINSDQSGWMLSIMQLALLPFTFIVPIIAGRMSSQRPLVIVTSILLLIGTLGLLYGSPNMTMLWIIALGIGGGFAFSLSMMFFGLRTDNAGQAAELSGMAQSVGYLLAASGPTLFGYLHDVTDSWTIPLLILVGASVLILVFGLGAGKDRTVGSVKL, from the coding sequence ATGAGCAGTAAAGAAATAAATTCAAAAGCAATCGACAGTAAACCGGCAGTTTGGTTAATTGTCGTTGGGATTGTATTCATTGCAGCCAACTTACGGGCACCTTTAACTTCAGTAGGGCCTTTAGTAAGTTTCATTAGAGACGATCTTCATATTTCAAATACAATGGCAGGTATGATTACGACATTGCCGTTACTGTCTTTTGCCCTATTTTCGCCTATTGTGCCTAAATTGGGACGAAAATATGGGATGGAAACCGTCATTTTAATTTCCATCGTTTTTCTTACATTCGGAATTACTTTGCGTTCAATGTCAGGGATAACTTCATTGTACGTTGGTACTGCTGTTCTTGGATTGGCAATTTCTGTATCCAATGTATTATTACCAAGCCTTATCAAACAGGGGTTTCCCGAACGGATTGGTTTAATGACGGGTGTCTATTCCATCTCCATGAACTTGTTAGGTGCAATCGCTTCTGGTATTAGTGTCCCCATTGCAATCGGGGCAGGGTATGGATGGCAGGGCGCTCTTGGCATTTGGGGAGTGCTCAGTTTCATATCCATTTTATTTTGGCTACCGCAAATGAAGCGCCGCAATGAAAGAGCATCTGCTTCCCATCATCAAACAGAAGAAAGCCATGTGAATTTGTGGCGTTCCGGGTTAGCGTGGCATGTGACCTTGTTTATGGGACTTCAATCCATGGTGTTTTATGTACTAATCGCATGGCTGCCTGCAATTTTAGTCGAACAAGGAATCAATTCCGATCAATCGGGCTGGATGCTTTCCATTATGCAGTTGGCGTTGCTGCCATTTACATTCATTGTGCCAATCATTGCAGGGCGTATGTCCAGCCAACGTCCATTAGTCATCGTAACGTCGATTTTGTTATTAATCGGAACGCTTGGATTGCTTTACGGAAGTCCGAATATGACCATGTTATGGATTATCGCTTTGGGAATAGGGGGAGGCTTTGCTTTCAGTTTATCTATGATGTTCTTCGGATTGCGTACAGATAACGCAGGACAGGCTGCTGAATTGTCTGGAATGGCTCAATCAGTCGGATATTTGCTTGCCGCTTCAGGACCAACGCTTTTCGGCTATTTGCATGACGTGACGGATAGCTGGACGATTCCGTTATTAATTTTGGTCGGTGCATCCGTTCTTATTCTAGTCTTCGGTTTAGGAGCGGGCAAAGATCGCACTGTAGGTTCGGTCAAACTGTAA
- a CDS encoding lantibiotic immunity ABC transporter MutE/EpiE family permease subunit, with translation MSNFIQAELLKMKSSLSKKLLLAIPIFFLAFAIFSNIYAEQQPSTNVFLTIVYNLWPIFFLPVGLAMACGMNINQEKKIGDYKNVLSNNISLSKMFFSKVVVILIYQCISAVLIAAASILGSLLIYNELPIIPQVIMTTAFIMIVALPLIPFSLIVSKYIGVLMTTLINLIGAVGSVFIALKSYFWVLPWGSMLRVPAETMGIHPNGTPIENFNLVPDFHVLAIAMGVSVVYFLILMWLSNKIFKRKMYI, from the coding sequence ATGTCTAATTTTATTCAAGCTGAATTATTAAAAATGAAATCATCTTTATCGAAGAAATTACTTTTAGCTATTCCAATTTTCTTTCTAGCCTTTGCTATTTTTTCAAATATATATGCGGAGCAACAGCCGTCTACAAATGTTTTTTTAACAATTGTTTATAATCTTTGGCCTATATTTTTCCTGCCTGTGGGTTTGGCTATGGCATGTGGGATGAATATTAATCAAGAGAAAAAAATTGGTGATTATAAAAACGTTTTGTCAAACAACATATCTTTATCCAAAATGTTTTTTTCTAAAGTTGTTGTAATTTTAATTTACCAATGTATCTCGGCAGTATTGATAGCTGCTGCGTCTATATTGGGTTCATTGCTAATATATAATGAATTGCCAATCATACCCCAAGTAATTATGACAACAGCGTTCATAATGATTGTTGCTTTACCATTAATTCCTTTCAGTTTAATTGTAAGCAAGTATATCGGTGTACTTATGACGACTCTAATAAACCTGATTGGTGCCGTCGGCTCAGTGTTTATCGCTTTAAAATCTTATTTTTGGGTTCTTCCTTGGGGAAGTATGTTAAGGGTACCAGCGGAAACAATGGGAATCCATCCTAATGGTACACCCATTGAAAACTTCAATTTAGTACCAGACTTTCATGTTTTAGCTATAGCTATGGGAGTTAGTGTGGTATATTTCCTAATTTTAATGTGGTTATCCAATAAGATTTTTAAAAGGAAGATGTATATATGA
- a CDS encoding VanZ family protein has product MTENPIGNVLMFIPAGIYIMQYRAGYMKRNAFYKVKLCSAFIEMVQYIFVISATDIDDVLLNGLEEQSESVFLLSFSKFLRTKKKLKRPLRFSLS; this is encoded by the coding sequence ATGACTGAAAATCCGATTGGTAACGTGTTAATGTTTATTCCTGCGGGTATTTACATTATGCAGTATAGGGCAGGTTATATGAAACGGAATGCTTTTTACAAAGTAAAGCTATGTTCGGCTTTTATCGAAATGGTGCAATATATATTTGTCATAAGCGCAACCGATATTGATGATGTCCTATTAAACGGTTTGGAAGAGCAATCGGAATCAGTATTTTTACTGTCCTTTTCAAAATTCTTAAGAACAAAGAAAAAGTTAAAAAGGCCATTGAGATTTTCTCTATCATAG
- a CDS encoding helix-turn-helix domain-containing protein, translating to MNRETDDQKQVVLQVGAVLKKLRKEQQLSLEDLSELSGVSKLTLGNIERGETNPTIGLLWKISKSLNVPIMALFSTENSVDLSRAGKGLRISGDNKDWVVEPIFQNISSEMETYRAYLQPNSSYHPEKHHRDTTEIATVMTGTISIKVNDESHLLNQYDSISFPADGRHSYENNSDEVVVLHIILKYGV from the coding sequence ATGAACCGTGAAACCGATGATCAGAAACAAGTCGTTTTACAAGTTGGGGCGGTGCTGAAAAAACTTCGTAAAGAACAGCAGTTAAGTTTAGAAGATCTGTCAGAGCTGTCCGGCGTGAGCAAACTGACACTTGGAAATATTGAACGCGGAGAGACGAACCCGACAATCGGATTGCTTTGGAAAATCTCGAAAAGTTTGAATGTACCGATCATGGCCTTATTCTCGACCGAAAATAGTGTGGATTTATCTAGGGCAGGTAAGGGGCTAAGAATCTCTGGGGATAACAAAGACTGGGTTGTTGAGCCGATATTTCAAAACATAAGCAGTGAAATGGAAACGTATCGGGCCTACTTGCAGCCGAATAGTTCCTACCATCCTGAAAAGCATCACCGCGATACGACGGAAATTGCCACCGTCATGACGGGCACCATTTCCATTAAGGTCAATGATGAATCACACCTATTAAATCAATACGATTCAATCAGTTTTCCCGCCGATGGGAGACATTCATATGAAAACAATTCCGACGAAGTTGTCGTTCTCCATATTATATTGAAGTATGGAGTCTAA
- a CDS encoding lantibiotic protection ABC transporter ATP-binding subunit has product MANYILETRHLEKKFKNEKVLSDINLQVNYGEIYGLLGLNGAGKSTLMKIISGIFQETNGEVLFEGEKWKRDDLKKIGSLIEGPAIYGNLSAYDNLKIFCLQEGIPFEEISEVLKKVNLSNTGKKKTKEFSLGMKQRLGIALALIKKPVFLVLDEPANGLDPAGIRELRNLLNELKKDGVTTMISSHILNEIQILSDTIGIIHNGKLEYQNKFNHQDSLEDLFFEITSGNRKDV; this is encoded by the coding sequence ATGGCTAATTACATTTTAGAAACAAGACATTTAGAAAAGAAATTCAAAAACGAAAAAGTGCTGTCAGACATAAACCTGCAAGTGAATTATGGAGAAATTTATGGTCTTCTCGGACTAAACGGAGCTGGTAAATCCACACTAATGAAAATAATAAGTGGAATTTTCCAAGAAACAAATGGCGAAGTGCTATTTGAGGGTGAGAAGTGGAAAAGAGATGATTTAAAAAAGATTGGATCACTCATAGAAGGTCCTGCTATATATGGCAATCTAAGTGCGTACGACAATTTAAAAATCTTTTGTTTACAGGAAGGTATTCCTTTTGAGGAAATTAGTGAAGTTTTAAAAAAAGTAAATCTCTCTAATACAGGTAAGAAAAAGACAAAAGAGTTCTCTTTAGGAATGAAACAAAGGTTAGGAATTGCTCTAGCTTTAATAAAAAAACCAGTATTTCTAGTTTTGGATGAACCAGCAAATGGATTAGATCCGGCAGGAATAAGAGAATTAAGAAATCTTTTGAACGAGTTAAAGAAAGATGGTGTTACAACCATGATTTCTAGTCATATTTTAAATGAAATACAAATCTTATCAGATACCATTGGTATTATTCATAATGGCAAGTTGGAATATCAAAATAAATTTAATCACCAAGATAGCCTTGAAGACTTGTTCTTTGAAATTACTTCAGGCAATAGAAAGGACGTATAA